The DNA window TGTCGCACGGTGTCGGAAACCACCTTGAGGCGGCGCGAAAACTTGATGTTCTGCATCACGGTCAGCCAGGGATAGAGGCTGTAATGCTGGAACACCATGGCCCGCTCTCGGCCAGGACCGGTAAGCGGCTGCCCACCCAGGAGCAATTGCCCGCTGCTGTGGCTTTCCAGCCCGGCGATGATGCGCAGCAGGGTCGACTTGCCGCAGCCGGAGGCACCGACGAAGGTCACGAACTCGTTATCGCGGATGTCCAGGTCGATGCCACGCAAGGCCTCGATGCTCTTCCCTCGCCCCTGGAACGACTTGCCCAGCCCCTTGATATTGATGGGTGCGGCCATGACTCACCTCTTCTGCCAGTGGAAAGCGCGACGCCCGACCCAGCGAAACAACTGGTCGGTCAACAGGCCGATCAAGCCGATCAGCAAGATGCCGGCGAAGATCGTGTCGATCTGCATGTAGCGCTGGGCGCGCAGGATGGCGTAGCCCAGGCCGGAACTGGCCGCGACCAGTTCCGCCACCACCAGGTAGGTCCATGCCCAGCCACAGGTAATGCGCAGGGTGTCCCAGAGAGCCGGCCCCGCCGAGCGCCAGATCACCCACTGGATGATTTCCCCACGGTTGGCGCCCATGGTCTGGGCGGCCTCGATCTGCGCCATCGGCACCCGGCGCACGTCCTCGGCCACCATCAGCGTCATCTGGAAGAACGTGCCGATGAAAATGATCAGCACCTTCGAGCCTTCGTCGATCCCGACCCACAGCATGATCAGCGGAATGAAAGCCACCGCCGGCATGTAGCGGATGAAATCCAGCAGCGGTTCGAGCAGCGCTTGCACCGGCTTGTAGGTGCCCAGGTAAAGGCCCAATGGCAACGCGAACAGCGCGGCCAGGCCGAAGCCCGCCATGACCCGGTAGACACTGATGGCGGCATCCGTCAGCAATGTGCCTTCCAGCGCCCAGTGCCCGATACGTGCGAGTACCGCCTCGGGGGTTGGCATGAACAGGGGATCGGACAAC is part of the Pseudomonas sp. ABC1 genome and encodes:
- a CDS encoding ABC transporter permease, with amino-acid sequence MNSVTAHAVTVLPRHRWWRIRGELSSRQVGWLAVCGLSIPLLLWWLCTSVLGLSDPLFMPTPEAVLARIGHWALEGTLLTDAAISVYRVMAGFGLAALFALPLGLYLGTYKPVQALLEPLLDFIRYMPAVAFIPLIMLWVGIDEGSKVLIIFIGTFFQMTLMVAEDVRRVPMAQIEAAQTMGANRGEIIQWVIWRSAGPALWDTLRITCGWAWTYLVVAELVAASSGLGYAILRAQRYMQIDTIFAGILLIGLIGLLTDQLFRWVGRRAFHWQKR